The following are encoded in a window of Mustela nigripes isolate SB6536 chromosome 3, MUSNIG.SB6536, whole genome shotgun sequence genomic DNA:
- the LOC132013082 gene encoding ubiquitin-like-conjugating enzyme ATG3, whose product MEEYEESGLLETDEATLDTRKIVEACKTKTDAGGEDAILLTRTYDLYITYDKYYQAPQLWLFDYDEQSQPLTVEHMYEDISQDHVKKTVTIENHPHLLPPPMCSVHPCRHAEVMKKIIDTVAEGGGELGVHMYLLIFLKFVQAAIPTIEYDYTRHFKM is encoded by the coding sequence ATGGAAGAATATGAAGAAAGTGGATTGTTGGAAACAGATGAGGCTACCCTAGACACAAGGAAAATAGTAGAAGCTTGTAAAACTAAAACTGATGCTGGAGGTGAAGATGCTATTTTGCTAACAAGAACTTATGACCTTTATATCACTTATGATAAATATTACCAGGCACCACAATTATGGTTGTTTGACTATGATGAGCAAAGTCAGCCTTTAACAGTTGAACACATGTATGAAGACATCAGTCAAGATCATGTGAAGAAAACAGTGACCATTGAAAATCACCCTCATCTCCTACCACCTCCTATGTGTTCAGTTCATCCATGCAGGCATGCTGAGGTGATGAAGAAAATCATTGATACTGttgcagaaggaggaggagaacttGGTGTTCATATGTATCTTCTAATTTTCTTGAAGTTTGTACAAGCTGCCATTCCAACAATAGAATATGACTACACAAGACACTTCAAAATGTAA